In Oryza brachyantha chromosome 1, ObraRS2, whole genome shotgun sequence, the following are encoded in one genomic region:
- the LOC102699906 gene encoding uncharacterized protein LOC102699906 isoform X2 gives MGANCCIAAKESPQPCVTPIEVSAFRNVRHSPSWSFRWDNRTHIEDIMEIPALFSNHSSGSIRPETKSGSIAPTDGFSNGGSPSDMFNKLKCHKSDRKRESSRIARSDLRGRSTTSNSSPEAKLSRKSLDMASVASDSKMSISVPSTPPAISGADPSSSSRGHCLPTDPDSMRKARRSPGYQLYRQVSDSKIPSLRSLNESGSPDGRPSSSMLSVCSNDLSAAGSHGESSDGWSMRTFSEMVASSQRERWSVDSELLGSVSSKMTRSNASNPTPPDQEVCKLCLKLLKERSTWNAQELAVVAVLLCGHVYHADCLDSLTAEADKYDPPCPVCTHGEKCTVKLFGKLESKTKNKIPKNVIVDVNLDGSSKHQKESRREPRLGTSSSLKGSLSRPFLRRHFSIGSRPSRSISESESARKKGFWARHWRE, from the exons ATGGGAGCTAATTGCTGTATAGCTGCAAAAGAGAGCCCTCAGCCATGTGTTACTCCAATTGAAGTGTCAGCATTCAGGAACGTAAGACACTCTCCATCATGGAGCTTCCGGTGGGACAACCGCACACACATAGAAGACATAATGGAAATTCCTGCCTTGTTTTCCAACCATAGTAGTGGAAGCATTCGGCCTGAAACAAAGAGTGGTTCAATTGCACCAACTGATGGCTTCTCTAATGGAGGTAGCCCTTCTGATATGTTTAACAAGCTCAAGTGCCATAAGTCTGACAGGAAGAGGGAGTCATCCAGGATTGCGAGGTCTGATCTCCGag GCAGATCCACAACAAGCAATTCTTCCCCTGAG GCAAAGCTTTCCAGAAAATCACTAGACATGGCAAGTGTGGCTTCAGATTCAAAGATGTCAATCTCTGTTCCTTCAACACCACCCGCAATATCTGGAGCAGATCCTTCATCATCCTCCAGGGGCCATTGTCTACCAACAGACCCAGATTCAATGAGGAAAGCACGTCGATCACCAGGGTATCAACTGTATAGACAGGTCTCTGACAGCAAGATTCCATCTCTCAGGTCTCTCAATGAGAGTGGCTCTCCTGACGGAAGGCCATCTTCCTCCATGCTCTCAGTCTGCAGCAACGATTTATCTGCAGCAGGATCGCATGGCGAGTCATCTGATGGTTGGTCAATGCGAACATTTTCTGAAATGGTTGCTTCATctcagagagagagatggtCAGTTGATAGCGAGCTCTTAGGTTCCGTTTCCAGTAAAATGACAAGATCAAATGCTTCTAATCCTACGCCACCTGATCAAGAGGTGTGCAAACTATGCTTAAAGCTATTAAAGGAACGGTCCACATGGAATGCTCAGGAACTGGCCGTTGTCGCTGTTTTATTGTGTGGCCATGTTTACCATGCTGACTGTTTGGATAGCTTAACTGCAGAAGCTGACAAATATGATCCTCCTTGTCCTGTATGCACCCATGGTGAGAAATGTACAGTGAAGCTATTTGGGAAGTTGGAATCAAAGACAAAGAACAAGATACCTAAAAATGTGATAGTTGATGTTAATCTAGATGGGAGTTCCAAGCACCAGAAGGAAAGTAGGAGAGAGCCCAGATTAGGCACAAGCTCTAGCTTGAAGGGCTCATTAAGTCGCCCATTTTTGAGAAGGCATTTCTCAATCGGCTCTCGACCATCCCGGTCAATTTCAGAGAGCGAGTCAGCCAGAAAGAAGGGTTTCTGGGCAAGGCACTGGAGGGAATAG
- the LOC102699906 gene encoding uncharacterized protein LOC102699906 isoform X1, with product MGANCCIAAKESPQPCVTPIEVSAFRNVRHSPSWSFRWDNRTHIEDIMEIPALFSNHSSGSIRPETKSGSIAPTDGFSNGGSPSDMFNKLKCHKSDRKRESSRIARSDLRAGRSTTSNSSPEAKLSRKSLDMASVASDSKMSISVPSTPPAISGADPSSSSRGHCLPTDPDSMRKARRSPGYQLYRQVSDSKIPSLRSLNESGSPDGRPSSSMLSVCSNDLSAAGSHGESSDGWSMRTFSEMVASSQRERWSVDSELLGSVSSKMTRSNASNPTPPDQEVCKLCLKLLKERSTWNAQELAVVAVLLCGHVYHADCLDSLTAEADKYDPPCPVCTHGEKCTVKLFGKLESKTKNKIPKNVIVDVNLDGSSKHQKESRREPRLGTSSSLKGSLSRPFLRRHFSIGSRPSRSISESESARKKGFWARHWRE from the exons ATGGGAGCTAATTGCTGTATAGCTGCAAAAGAGAGCCCTCAGCCATGTGTTACTCCAATTGAAGTGTCAGCATTCAGGAACGTAAGACACTCTCCATCATGGAGCTTCCGGTGGGACAACCGCACACACATAGAAGACATAATGGAAATTCCTGCCTTGTTTTCCAACCATAGTAGTGGAAGCATTCGGCCTGAAACAAAGAGTGGTTCAATTGCACCAACTGATGGCTTCTCTAATGGAGGTAGCCCTTCTGATATGTTTAACAAGCTCAAGTGCCATAAGTCTGACAGGAAGAGGGAGTCATCCAGGATTGCGAGGTCTGATCTCCGag CAGGCAGATCCACAACAAGCAATTCTTCCCCTGAG GCAAAGCTTTCCAGAAAATCACTAGACATGGCAAGTGTGGCTTCAGATTCAAAGATGTCAATCTCTGTTCCTTCAACACCACCCGCAATATCTGGAGCAGATCCTTCATCATCCTCCAGGGGCCATTGTCTACCAACAGACCCAGATTCAATGAGGAAAGCACGTCGATCACCAGGGTATCAACTGTATAGACAGGTCTCTGACAGCAAGATTCCATCTCTCAGGTCTCTCAATGAGAGTGGCTCTCCTGACGGAAGGCCATCTTCCTCCATGCTCTCAGTCTGCAGCAACGATTTATCTGCAGCAGGATCGCATGGCGAGTCATCTGATGGTTGGTCAATGCGAACATTTTCTGAAATGGTTGCTTCATctcagagagagagatggtCAGTTGATAGCGAGCTCTTAGGTTCCGTTTCCAGTAAAATGACAAGATCAAATGCTTCTAATCCTACGCCACCTGATCAAGAGGTGTGCAAACTATGCTTAAAGCTATTAAAGGAACGGTCCACATGGAATGCTCAGGAACTGGCCGTTGTCGCTGTTTTATTGTGTGGCCATGTTTACCATGCTGACTGTTTGGATAGCTTAACTGCAGAAGCTGACAAATATGATCCTCCTTGTCCTGTATGCACCCATGGTGAGAAATGTACAGTGAAGCTATTTGGGAAGTTGGAATCAAAGACAAAGAACAAGATACCTAAAAATGTGATAGTTGATGTTAATCTAGATGGGAGTTCCAAGCACCAGAAGGAAAGTAGGAGAGAGCCCAGATTAGGCACAAGCTCTAGCTTGAAGGGCTCATTAAGTCGCCCATTTTTGAGAAGGCATTTCTCAATCGGCTCTCGACCATCCCGGTCAATTTCAGAGAGCGAGTCAGCCAGAAAGAAGGGTTTCTGGGCAAGGCACTGGAGGGAATAG
- the LOC102700187 gene encoding NAC domain-containing protein 74-like isoform X1: MDSLRDIVLPPGFGFHPKDTELISHYLKKKVHGQQIEHDIIPVVDIYKHEPWDLPEKCNVPTQDNKWHFFAARDRKYPNGARSNRATVAGYWKSTGKDRTIKMGKRTIGTKKTLVFHEGRPPSGRRTEWIMHEYYIDERECQACPDMKDAFVLCRVTKREDWISGNGHELDNTDPPELNDDPTPVISPQQPDPAASSVVGTEQRNGEPTSVTVAESPEGVTSSAITADQASHTDGINIDEWLEELFDPSFNPEQDLASADLSRDEQNVESSNISALAPKVEQVYSSPNQNVADDTDYLLAEDLYNILNPGTDDFNMLQHPIDQEMLAFPCVYPSGALDPCDLANSLGNGTQKELWSPQDNSEPTQANEAADNGITIRNREGKIPTTSVPQYKGRRHAKIQVGINKMATSSSESINQTFTFESSSSCLVEHQKNREHDATTPSKRSDAVKPLCSNGGLLRSIRNAFTGCSEAGSNVILITVFAVGVAAVALHVGQRLGFRL; the protein is encoded by the exons ATGGATTCTTTACGTGACATAGTCCTGCCACCAGGATTTGGATTCCACCCAAAAGATACTGAACTCATTTCTCACTATCTGAAAAAGAAAGTACATGGTCAACAGATTGAACATGACATCATCCCAGTGGTGGATATATACAAGCATGAACCATGGGATTTGCCTG AGAAGTGCAATGTTCCAACCCAGGATAATAAGTGGCATTTCTTTGCTGCCCGTGACAGAAAGTATCCCAATGGTGCTCGGTCAAATAGGGCAACAGTTGCTGGGTATTGGAAATCTACTGGAAAGGATCGAACCATAAAAATGGGCAAGCGGACTATAGGAACAAAGAAAACTTTAGTTTTTCATGAGGGTCGGCCCCCATCTGGGAGGCGTACTGAGTGGATCATGCATGAGTACTACATAGATGAGCGTGAATGTCAAGCCTGCCCTGATATGAAG GATGCGTTTGTCCTTTGCCGTGTTACCAAAAGAGAAGATTGGATCTCAGGGAATGGCCATGAGTTGGACAACACTGACCCTCCAGAACTAAATGATGATCCTACACCAGTCATCAGTCCTCAACAGCCAGATCCTGCTGCATCCTCAGTTGTTGGTACTGAACAACGAAATGGTGAGCCCACATCAGTTACCGTTGCTGAATCACCTGAAGGTGTTACTTCATCAGCTATCACTGCTGATCAAGCATCTCATACTGATGGCATCAATATAGATGAATGGTTGGAAGAGCTATTTGATCCTTCCTTCAACCCTGAACAGGATCTAGCTTCTGCTGATCTGTCTCGAGATGAACAAAATGTTGAATCATCG AACATAAGTGCTTTGGCTCCGAAGGTGGAACAGGTCTATTCTAGTCCTAACCAGAACGTAGCAGACGATACAGATTACCTATTGGCTGAAGATTTGTACAACATATTGAACCCTGGTACTGATGACTTCAATATGCTCCAGCATCCGATTGACCAGGAAATGCTTGCTTTTCCTTGCGTGTACCCTTCTGGGGCATTGGATCCTTGCGATCTCGCAAACAGCTTAGGGAATGGAACTCAGAAGGAACTGTGGTCGCCCCAGGACAACAGTGAGCCTACTCAGGCAAACGAAGCTGCTGATAATGGAATTACAATACGTAATCGTGAAGGCAAAATACCTACAACTAGCGTGCCACAGTACAAGGGTAGAAGACATGCTAAAATTCAGGTTGGGATTAACAAGATGGCCACGAGTAGTTCCGAATCTATAAACCAGACTTTTACGTTTGAGAGCAGCAGTAGCTGTCTTGTTGAACACCAGAAGAACCGTGAACATGATGCCACCACTCCTAGCAAGCGGTCAGATGCGGTGAAGCCCCTCTGCAGCAATGGAGGACTTCTGAGGAGCATCCGGAATGCATTCACTGGCTGTTCAGAAGCTGGATCAAATGTCATACTTATCACTGTTTTCGCTGTTGGAGTCGCTGCAGTAGCGCTTCATGTAGGCCAACGCCTTGGATTCAGGCTATAG
- the LOC102700187 gene encoding NAC domain-containing protein 74-like isoform X2, which produces MDSLRDIVLPPGFGFHPKDTELISHYLKKKVHGQQIEHDIIPVVDIYKHEPWDLPEKCNVPTQDNKWHFFAARDRKYPNGARSNRATVAGYWKSTGKDRTIKMGKRTIGTKKTLVFHEGRPPSGRRTEWIMHEYYIDERECQACPDMKDAFVLCRVTKREDWISGNGHELDNTDPPELNDDPTPVISPQQPDPAASSVVGTEQRNDEWLEELFDPSFNPEQDLASADLSRDEQNVESSNISALAPKVEQVYSSPNQNVADDTDYLLAEDLYNILNPGTDDFNMLQHPIDQEMLAFPCVYPSGALDPCDLANSLGNGTQKELWSPQDNSEPTQANEAADNGITIRNREGKIPTTSVPQYKGRRHAKIQVGINKMATSSSESINQTFTFESSSSCLVEHQKNREHDATTPSKRSDAVKPLCSNGGLLRSIRNAFTGCSEAGSNVILITVFAVGVAAVALHVGQRLGFRL; this is translated from the exons ATGGATTCTTTACGTGACATAGTCCTGCCACCAGGATTTGGATTCCACCCAAAAGATACTGAACTCATTTCTCACTATCTGAAAAAGAAAGTACATGGTCAACAGATTGAACATGACATCATCCCAGTGGTGGATATATACAAGCATGAACCATGGGATTTGCCTG AGAAGTGCAATGTTCCAACCCAGGATAATAAGTGGCATTTCTTTGCTGCCCGTGACAGAAAGTATCCCAATGGTGCTCGGTCAAATAGGGCAACAGTTGCTGGGTATTGGAAATCTACTGGAAAGGATCGAACCATAAAAATGGGCAAGCGGACTATAGGAACAAAGAAAACTTTAGTTTTTCATGAGGGTCGGCCCCCATCTGGGAGGCGTACTGAGTGGATCATGCATGAGTACTACATAGATGAGCGTGAATGTCAAGCCTGCCCTGATATGAAG GATGCGTTTGTCCTTTGCCGTGTTACCAAAAGAGAAGATTGGATCTCAGGGAATGGCCATGAGTTGGACAACACTGACCCTCCAGAACTAAATGATGATCCTACACCAGTCATCAGTCCTCAACAGCCAGATCCTGCTGCATCCTCAGTTGTTGGTACTGAACAACGAAATG ATGAATGGTTGGAAGAGCTATTTGATCCTTCCTTCAACCCTGAACAGGATCTAGCTTCTGCTGATCTGTCTCGAGATGAACAAAATGTTGAATCATCG AACATAAGTGCTTTGGCTCCGAAGGTGGAACAGGTCTATTCTAGTCCTAACCAGAACGTAGCAGACGATACAGATTACCTATTGGCTGAAGATTTGTACAACATATTGAACCCTGGTACTGATGACTTCAATATGCTCCAGCATCCGATTGACCAGGAAATGCTTGCTTTTCCTTGCGTGTACCCTTCTGGGGCATTGGATCCTTGCGATCTCGCAAACAGCTTAGGGAATGGAACTCAGAAGGAACTGTGGTCGCCCCAGGACAACAGTGAGCCTACTCAGGCAAACGAAGCTGCTGATAATGGAATTACAATACGTAATCGTGAAGGCAAAATACCTACAACTAGCGTGCCACAGTACAAGGGTAGAAGACATGCTAAAATTCAGGTTGGGATTAACAAGATGGCCACGAGTAGTTCCGAATCTATAAACCAGACTTTTACGTTTGAGAGCAGCAGTAGCTGTCTTGTTGAACACCAGAAGAACCGTGAACATGATGCCACCACTCCTAGCAAGCGGTCAGATGCGGTGAAGCCCCTCTGCAGCAATGGAGGACTTCTGAGGAGCATCCGGAATGCATTCACTGGCTGTTCAGAAGCTGGATCAAATGTCATACTTATCACTGTTTTCGCTGTTGGAGTCGCTGCAGTAGCGCTTCATGTAGGCCAACGCCTTGGATTCAGGCTATAG